In Halanaerobium praevalens DSM 2228, the DNA window TCAGTAGCTCTACTAGGTGGAAATGTAGGGGTTTTTATTAGTGTGCAATCTGCTTTAGTAGTTTTTGGTGGTACTTTAGCTGGGGTAATGATTAGTTATACCTTTGAAGATTTAAAAAATGTCCCTAATCTATTTAGAGTTTCTTTTCAAGATGATAACTTGGAATCAGAACATGTAATTGAAAATTTAGTTAATTTTGCTGAAAAAGCAAGAAGAGAAGGGCTTTTAGCTTTAGAAGATGATGCTTCCAAAATGGAAGATGAGTTTTTACAGAAAGGTATTCAGCTTGTAGTTGATGGTACTGATCCTGAATTAGTAAGAAATATATTAGAAACTAAGCTAACTTTTTTACAAGAAAGACATGCTAAAGGTCGGGGTATTTTTGCTACCATGGGAGAATTAGCACCTGCTTTTGGAATGGTTGGTACTTTAATTGGTTTAATTCAGATGTTAAGTCAGCTAGATGATCCAGATCAGTTAGGAGGAGGAATGGCTGTAGCTTTGATTACAACTTTATATGGAGCCCTTTTAGCCAATTGGATTTTTATTCCCCTTTCCAAAAATTTAAAAACTCAAAGTGATCATGAAATTCATGTTAAGGAAGTTATTATCGAAGGTATTTTATCTATTCAAGCTGGTGAAAACCCTAGAATAGTTAAAGAAAAATTACATGCTTTCCTTTCTGAAGGAGAAAAACAAGAAGTCGAGTCTAGAATAGGAGAAACAGGAGAGGTGGGTGCTGGCGAAAATGCCCCGGAATAAAAAAAATAAAAGTGATGGAGATAGTGGTGGTGGCTCCCCTGCCTGGATGACAACTTTTGGTGATATGATGACTTTGCTTTTAGTTTTTTTCGTACTTTTGTTTTCTTTTTCCTCAATGGATGTTGAAAAATTTCAGGGCTTTATTTCAGCTTTGCAAAATCAGCTAGGTGTACTCCAAGGTGGAAAAACTATTACTGAAGATCCTAATATAGATGCTGGTAATTTAGGCCAGGACTATGCTCAAGCTCCAGAAAACATTCAACAAGTTATGAAGCAAATTGATAACTATATAGAGAATAATAATTTAAGTGATAAAGTTAATGTTGAAAATAAAAGAAAGGGCTTGGTTATTAGTTTAACAGGAGAAATATTATATGAACTTGGCAAAGCAGATATTAGAGAACAGGGAAAAGAAGTTTTAACTAAAATTTCTGAGATTTTAAAAGAAATTCCAAATGATATTATGATTGAAGGTCATACAGATGATTTACCAATTAGAACAGCAGAATTCCCATCAAATTGGGAGTTATCCACTGCCAGAGCTGTTAATGTCATTAAATATTTAATCGAAGAAAAAGATTTTGATCCAGCTAGACTTTCAGCAGCTGGCTATTCTGAGTATCGGCCTGTAGCGACTAATAATAGTACTGAGGGAAGAGCAGAAAATAGAAGAGTTGAAGTAGTAGTTTTAAACTCTCAGTATCAATTAAATGGCAGAGATTTGCCAGCAACAAAAGCAGAGGATAAACCAGTACAAGCAAATTTATATAATCCTGTAAATTCAGAAAACATAGAACTTGATCAAGCTGAGGAAGGAGGAAATATAGATGGCTGAAGAAGGAAAAATGAATTATAAAATGTTAGCCTTAATTGTAGTTTTAGTAATTATTATCACAGGGGTGGCTAGTTTTACTTTTTTTACTTATTTTTCAGTTTCTAATGATGAAAAAGAAGAAAAAGAAGTTCAAAGCATTGAAGATATAAGACCTACTTATGAGGCAGGTAGCTATACAGTTAATATATCTAATAATAATCGAATTAACTTTATTAGAGCAACTATAGTTTTTGAATTAGAAAAGTCTGATCTAGCTAAAGAATTAGACAAAAGAACCTCACAAATTAGAGACAGAGTTATTTCTACATTGAGGTCACAAAATCAAGAAATATTAGAAGAACCAGGTTCAAACACTATAAAAAGAATTGTGAAAGAAAAAATAAACGAATTATTAATTTCAGGAGAAATCACAAATGTTTGGTTTACAGAACTGGTTGTGCAGTAGGGAGGATAAAAGATGGCTGATGTACTAAATCAAAACGAAATAGACTCTCTGCTCTCTGCAATTAATGATGGAAGTCTTGATGTAGAGGAAGCTAAAGAACAATCAGAAGAAAAAGAAGTTAAAGATTATGATTTTAGAAGACCTGATAAGCTTTCTAAAGAGCAGATGCGTACTTTACAGATGATTCACGAAAATTTATCAAGATTATTTACAACAACTTTATCAACTAAACTCCGAAGTATGGTTAATTTTGAAGTAGCATCAATTGAACAGCTTTCCTATTCAGAATTTATACATTCTTTACCTGAACCAACAATTATTGGAATTAGCAAATTAGAACCATTAGAAGGACAATTTATTTTTGAAATTAATCCTGAAGTTGGTTTTGCGGTTATTGACCGTCTTTTTGGTGGCTTAGGTAATCCAATTGATGATATTCGCTCATTTACAGATATTGAACAAGTAGTTATTAAAAGAGTTATGAACTGGCTCTTAGGAGACTTTAGTGAGGCTTGGGAAAATATTTCTAAGTTAAAACCAAAGCTGCTTGAACTAGAATCAAATCCTCAATTTACCCAGATTGTTCCTGATAGTGAT includes these proteins:
- a CDS encoding motility protein A, producing MDLATIVGLIAGAVIFGSVALLGGNVGVFISVQSALVVFGGTLAGVMISYTFEDLKNVPNLFRVSFQDDNLESEHVIENLVNFAEKARREGLLALEDDASKMEDEFLQKGIQLVVDGTDPELVRNILETKLTFLQERHAKGRGIFATMGELAPAFGMVGTLIGLIQMLSQLDDPDQLGGGMAVALITTLYGALLANWIFIPLSKNLKTQSDHEIHVKEVIIEGILSIQAGENPRIVKEKLHAFLSEGEKQEVESRIGETGEVGAGENAPE
- a CDS encoding OmpA/MotB family protein — translated: MPRNKKNKSDGDSGGGSPAWMTTFGDMMTLLLVFFVLLFSFSSMDVEKFQGFISALQNQLGVLQGGKTITEDPNIDAGNLGQDYAQAPENIQQVMKQIDNYIENNNLSDKVNVENKRKGLVISLTGEILYELGKADIREQGKEVLTKISEILKEIPNDIMIEGHTDDLPIRTAEFPSNWELSTARAVNVIKYLIEEKDFDPARLSAAGYSEYRPVATNNSTEGRAENRRVEVVVLNSQYQLNGRDLPATKAEDKPVQANLYNPVNSENIELDQAEEGGNIDG
- the fliM gene encoding flagellar motor switch protein FliM, translating into MADVLNQNEIDSLLSAINDGSLDVEEAKEQSEEKEVKDYDFRRPDKLSKEQMRTLQMIHENLSRLFTTTLSTKLRSMVNFEVASIEQLSYSEFIHSLPEPTIIGISKLEPLEGQFIFEINPEVGFAVIDRLFGGLGNPIDDIRSFTDIEQVVIKRVMNWLLGDFSEAWENISKLKPKLLELESNPQFTQIVPDSDMTIIITLSARIGGSEGLMNICLPYIMLEPIVSNLNAQYWFSSTREKQTPEHIAKLRKRLNEALVEVDAVLGSTEITVEDFLYLQPGDVVRLDKKVEENAELKIGRSRKYEAVVGNKNNHKAIQIIGVAENLLEESEDDDE
- a CDS encoding flagellar basal body-associated FliL family protein, giving the protein MAEEGKMNYKMLALIVVLVIIITGVASFTFFTYFSVSNDEKEEKEVQSIEDIRPTYEAGSYTVNISNNNRINFIRATIVFELEKSDLAKELDKRTSQIRDRVISTLRSQNQEILEEPGSNTIKRIVKEKINELLISGEITNVWFTELVVQ